Proteins co-encoded in one Bacillus sp. FSL H8-0547 genomic window:
- a CDS encoding MtnX-like HAD-IB family phosphatase encodes MKKWAFVSDFDGTISKKDFYHLVIEEFFPEGEALFKQWKRGEMLDIDFLSRVFSSIHLEEEELIKTILTLPLDDYIGPFIERVQQNGGDFYILSAGTDYYIKHIFDALGAENVEIISNKGHFKSKNIHLEIDKNDWSYSERYGIDKSKVIQKLKETYDTVYFYGDSEPDSHPAAFADVTFAKDALCGLLDKKGVAYIEADTFLDVETYLRGRGVLVI; translated from the coding sequence ATGAAAAAATGGGCATTTGTATCCGATTTTGACGGGACGATCTCTAAAAAAGATTTTTATCACCTTGTGATAGAGGAATTTTTCCCTGAAGGAGAAGCGCTGTTCAAGCAGTGGAAGCGGGGGGAGATGCTGGATATTGACTTTTTAAGCCGTGTCTTTTCCTCGATTCACCTTGAAGAGGAAGAGCTGATTAAAACCATTCTGACCTTGCCGCTTGACGATTATATCGGACCATTTATTGAGCGTGTCCAACAAAACGGCGGTGACTTTTATATTTTAAGTGCAGGAACAGATTATTATATTAAGCACATTTTTGACGCGCTTGGCGCCGAAAACGTTGAGATCATCTCAAATAAGGGTCATTTTAAAAGCAAAAACATCCATCTGGAAATTGATAAAAATGACTGGAGCTATTCCGAAAGATACGGAATTGATAAATCAAAAGTCATTCAGAAGCTGAAAGAAACTTATGATACGGTTTACTTTTACGGAGACAGCGAACCTGATTCCCATCCTGCAGCCTTTGCAGATGTAACCTTCGCAAAGGACGCGCTGTGCGGGCTCCTTGACAAAAAGGGAGTTGCCTACATTGAAGCAGACACGTTTTTAGATGTAGAAACGTATTTGCGCGGACGCGGAGTACTTGTCATTTGA
- a CDS encoding carboxypeptidase M32 — MRLTIQSVETSFLEYLQKMKSYNEAISLMFWDLRTGAPKKAIEQRSQAIGILSTEVFQMQTSDEMKSYIDQILSAKDEVSEITFKAALESEKEYKLSKVIPQEEYKEYVILQSKAESVWEEAKEKSDFSLFAPYLKKLVDTNKKFLEYWGYKENKYDTFLDQYEPGVTVEVLDRVFGELRSRIVPLVKSITESQNQPETHFLYEPISKDKQRQISEFFLKELGYDFEAGRLDETVHPFAISLNRGDVRVTTKYAEKDFRTALFGTIHECGHALYEQNISEDLEGTLLCDGTSMGIHESQSLFYEKFIGKNPGFWNRYYDSLKQYADGQFDDVALHDFYRAVNESKPSLIRIEADELTYPLHIMIRYEIEKGLFNDEIEVEDLPRIWNEKYTEYLGVTPSNDAEGVLQDVHWSGGMFGYFPSYALGYMYAAQFKHAMLKDLPDFDQLVENGEFGTIKNWLTEKIHQHGKMKQPLEILHDVTGEGLNAKYLIDHLEAKYSKLYQLEPAK, encoded by the coding sequence ATCAGATTGACCATTCAATCCGTTGAAACGTCATTTTTAGAGTACCTGCAAAAGATGAAAAGCTATAATGAAGCCATTTCGCTCATGTTCTGGGATCTGCGCACAGGTGCACCGAAAAAAGCGATTGAACAGCGTTCACAGGCAATTGGCATTCTATCTACGGAAGTATTTCAAATGCAGACTTCTGATGAAATGAAATCCTATATTGATCAGATTCTGAGCGCGAAGGATGAGGTTTCGGAAATCACCTTCAAAGCAGCTCTTGAAAGTGAGAAAGAATACAAACTAAGCAAAGTGATTCCGCAGGAAGAATACAAAGAATACGTTATTCTTCAGTCCAAAGCAGAGTCTGTGTGGGAAGAAGCGAAGGAAAAATCGGATTTCAGCCTGTTTGCACCGTACTTGAAGAAGCTAGTTGACACCAACAAAAAGTTTCTGGAGTACTGGGGCTACAAAGAAAATAAATATGACACGTTCCTTGACCAGTATGAGCCGGGTGTAACCGTTGAGGTGCTTGACCGGGTTTTCGGTGAACTGAGAAGCCGCATTGTGCCGTTAGTAAAAAGCATTACGGAGTCACAGAACCAGCCGGAAACTCACTTTTTGTATGAGCCGATTTCAAAAGACAAGCAGCGCCAGATCTCAGAGTTTTTCCTTAAAGAGCTCGGCTACGATTTTGAAGCGGGGCGCCTTGATGAGACGGTCCATCCATTTGCGATCAGTCTAAACCGCGGGGATGTGCGTGTTACAACAAAATATGCTGAAAAAGACTTCCGTACAGCGCTTTTCGGTACGATTCATGAATGCGGTCACGCGCTGTATGAGCAGAACATTTCAGAGGATCTTGAAGGAACCCTGCTGTGCGACGGTACATCCATGGGGATTCATGAGTCGCAGTCTCTTTTCTATGAGAAATTCATCGGCAAAAATCCTGGATTCTGGAACCGTTACTATGATTCGCTTAAGCAGTATGCTGACGGGCAGTTTGATGATGTAGCGCTCCATGACTTCTACCGTGCAGTCAACGAATCCAAGCCGTCACTTATCCGCATCGAGGCAGATGAACTGACGTATCCGCTTCACATCATGATCCGCTATGAAATTGAGAAGGGTTTATTTAATGATGAAATTGAAGTAGAGGATCTTCCGCGCATCTGGAATGAAAAATATACAGAGTACCTTGGCGTAACGCCATCAAATGACGCAGAAGGCGTGCTTCAGGACGTTCACTGGTCCGGCGGCATGTTCGGCTATTTCCCGTCCTATGCGCTTGGTTATATGTATGCCGCGCAATTTAAACATGCGATGCTGAAAGACTTGCCTGACTTTGACCAGCTTGTTGAAAACGGTGAGTTCGGCACAATTAAAAACTGGCTGACAGAAAAGATTCATCAGCACGGAAAAATGAAGCAGCCGCTTGAGATCCTCCATGATGTAACAGGAGAAGGCCTGAACGCCAAGTATTTAATTGATCATCTTGAGGCGAAGTACTCGAAACTGTATCAGCTTGAGCCAGCAAAATAA
- a CDS encoding L,D-transpeptidase family protein, giving the protein MKKLFVIFTAALFIFFGAGISKTEAAGSDFIIINKSKNQLAFYQNSKLSSVFKVATGKKPSYTPEGTFKVVSKIMNRPYYKLGIPGGDSRNPLGNRWLGINARGTWGTTYAIHGNNNPSSIGQYISNGCIRMYDNEVEWLYSQVKMNTPVIITSSGSSFDAIASSKGFKVSGSKAVSSKPSGFTGQNLKKGSRGSEVKHLQQLLTSKGFNTRGIDGIFGNNTDKAVRSFQKSKKLSSDGIVGPATKKALSMY; this is encoded by the coding sequence ATGAAGAAACTATTCGTTATTTTCACCGCCGCGCTATTTATTTTTTTCGGCGCAGGCATCAGCAAAACAGAGGCAGCAGGAAGTGACTTTATTATTATTAACAAGTCTAAAAATCAGCTCGCATTTTATCAGAACAGCAAGCTCAGCAGCGTGTTTAAAGTGGCGACCGGCAAAAAGCCCTCCTACACTCCTGAAGGAACCTTTAAAGTTGTCAGTAAGATTATGAACAGACCTTACTACAAGCTCGGCATTCCAGGCGGTGACTCGCGCAACCCTCTTGGAAACCGCTGGCTCGGCATCAACGCCAGAGGCACGTGGGGCACAACGTATGCCATACACGGTAACAACAATCCAAGCTCCATCGGGCAGTACATCAGCAACGGATGCATCAGAATGTATGATAATGAAGTGGAATGGCTGTACAGCCAGGTGAAAATGAATACACCTGTTATCATAACATCTTCCGGCAGTTCGTTTGATGCCATTGCCTCATCAAAAGGATTTAAAGTGAGCGGCAGCAAAGCCGTATCATCTAAACCATCCGGATTTACGGGACAAAATCTGAAAAAAGGAAGCCGGGGAAGCGAAGTCAAACATCTCCAGCAGCTTCTCACCTCCAAAGGGTTCAACACCCGCGGCATTGACGGGATTTTCGGAAACAATACCGATAAAGCAGTGAGGTCTTTTCAAAAAAGCAAAAAGCTGTCATCAGACGGCATAGTCGGCCCGGCTACAAAAAAAGCTCTAAGTATGTATTAA
- a CDS encoding xanthine phosphoribosyltransferase → MIMLQEKIKREGKVLSDQVLKVDSFLNHQIDPFLMREVGKEFAGRFKNEGITKILTLESSGIAPSVMTGLELNVPVVFARKRSSLTLKGKLLTAAVYSFTKQEENTIAVSGEHLKETDRVLIIDDFLANGQAALGLAEIVKQSGAKIEGMGIVIEKSFQDGGKLLREKGFRVESLARIESLENGTVQFLEETEAVR, encoded by the coding sequence ATGATTATGCTGCAGGAAAAAATCAAACGTGAAGGAAAGGTGCTTTCAGATCAGGTATTGAAAGTAGACTCCTTTTTAAATCATCAAATTGATCCATTTTTAATGAGAGAAGTAGGAAAAGAGTTTGCAGGAAGATTTAAAAACGAAGGCATTACGAAAATTCTTACCCTTGAATCCTCAGGAATTGCGCCATCGGTAATGACAGGGCTCGAGCTGAACGTGCCGGTTGTTTTTGCAAGGAAGCGCAGCTCTCTTACGTTAAAGGGCAAGCTTCTCACAGCAGCTGTTTATTCGTTTACGAAGCAGGAAGAAAACACGATCGCTGTTTCAGGCGAACATCTGAAAGAAACAGACCGTGTGCTCATCATTGACGATTTTCTGGCAAATGGCCAGGCTGCACTGGGACTTGCCGAAATTGTTAAGCAGTCCGGAGCAAAAATCGAGGGCATGGGTATTGTGATCGAAAAATCATTCCAGGACGGCGGGAAATTGCTTCGTGAAAAAGGCTTTCGCGTGGAATCTCTTGCACGAATCGAGTCTCTTGAAAACGGAACTGTGCAATTTCTTGAAGAAACGGAGGCAGTGCGATGA
- a CDS encoding class I SAM-dependent RNA methyltransferase, whose product MSKVTLIATAAMGLEALVAKEVRDLGYECTTDNGKVTFEADPKDIPRLNLWLRTADRVKLKVGEFKAYSFDDLFEKTKALDWGAIIPRQAEFPVTGKSVKSKLYSVPDCQRIVKKAIAEKLKQQYKIASEWYEESGPLYKVEIALLKDTATLTIDTSGAGLHKRGFRLDQGGAPLKETLAAALVMLTNWTPDRPFVDPFCGSGTIPIEAALIGQNIAPGFNREFVSEQWDIIGKSHWDQARTEAEDLANYDLELDISGYDIDHRMISIAEENADEAGLGGIIQFKQMQVSDFTTRKEYGVIVGNPPYGERLGEKEEVEQLYKGMGRALLPHETWSVYMLTSHKGFEDFYGRQATKKRKLFNGFIETDYYQYWGKRPPRERKEV is encoded by the coding sequence ATGAGTAAGGTGACATTAATTGCAACAGCTGCCATGGGACTTGAGGCGCTTGTTGCCAAAGAAGTGCGGGATCTTGGATATGAATGCACGACCGACAACGGCAAAGTGACATTTGAGGCGGATCCAAAAGATATTCCCCGACTGAATTTATGGCTTCGCACAGCTGACCGCGTAAAGCTGAAAGTGGGCGAGTTTAAAGCCTACTCTTTTGACGATCTGTTTGAAAAAACAAAGGCTCTTGACTGGGGAGCAATTATTCCCCGCCAGGCAGAATTCCCAGTCACGGGAAAATCGGTAAAATCAAAGCTTTACAGTGTGCCTGACTGTCAGCGTATCGTGAAAAAGGCAATTGCCGAAAAATTGAAGCAGCAGTACAAGATTGCTTCAGAGTGGTACGAAGAATCAGGTCCGCTTTATAAAGTGGAAATTGCTCTACTAAAAGATACGGCGACATTGACGATTGATACAAGCGGCGCAGGGCTTCACAAGCGCGGCTTCAGGCTTGACCAGGGAGGGGCGCCACTTAAGGAAACACTGGCTGCTGCTCTGGTGATGCTCACAAACTGGACGCCTGACCGTCCGTTTGTAGACCCTTTCTGCGGATCGGGCACGATTCCGATAGAAGCGGCATTAATCGGACAGAACATTGCCCCTGGTTTTAACCGGGAGTTTGTTTCCGAACAATGGGATATCATCGGCAAAAGTCATTGGGACCAAGCACGCACAGAAGCAGAAGATCTTGCAAACTATGATCTGGAGCTCGATATTTCGGGCTATGACATTGACCACCGCATGATTTCGATTGCAGAGGAAAATGCGGATGAGGCTGGTCTTGGCGGCATTATTCAATTTAAACAAATGCAGGTCAGTGATTTCACGACCCGCAAAGAATACGGCGTTATAGTCGGAAACCCTCCATACGGCGAACGTCTGGGAGAAAAAGAAGAAGTTGAGCAATTGTATAAAGGCATGGGACGGGCTCTGCTCCCTCATGAAACTTGGTCTGTCTACATGCTGACCTCCCATAAAGGCTTTGAAGATTTTTACGGCAGGCAGGCTACGAAAAAACGCAAGCTCTTTAACGGGTTTATCGAAACTGATTATTATCAGTATTGGGGAAAACGCCCGCCGAGAGAACGAAAAGAGGTATAG
- a CDS encoding ribonuclease H-like domain-containing protein encodes MSLKGKLNRLKSHMSLEEKPETVKREPEGEVPHLSKWESLDTKPFWFDGEYCLVRERTYDLSFQHGLYQLGEFHRAVSLWNERDSLHPLSSKEHQSQDLFFFDTETTGLGGGAGNTIFLLGHAQVFEDKVKVVQHFLPKPGNEVALYQSFLSRVNTKTLVTYNGKAFDWPQVKTRHTLIKDQVPKLPSFGHFDLFHAARRLWKTRLESVKLSHVEKEILGIEREHDVPGYLAPMLYFSYVQSEDPDHISGVLTHNEMDILSLITLYTHLTHRILFPSVEATGIEQYEVARWLLSAGEKAAAFDTFKSAAESGSEREFEAKFEMAMQLKKNNKMEEALPIFLSCAEGGSLKYKIKASVEAAKYYEHKAKDAKKALSFATSAYLAVKEKDQALKTDSQKEKAELLKRMKRLGNKMG; translated from the coding sequence TTGTCGTTAAAAGGAAAGCTAAACCGGTTAAAATCACATATGTCACTGGAAGAGAAACCAGAGACTGTCAAAAGGGAGCCTGAAGGAGAAGTGCCGCACCTTTCAAAGTGGGAGTCACTTGATACAAAACCGTTCTGGTTTGATGGTGAGTACTGTCTTGTAAGGGAAAGGACATATGATCTTTCTTTTCAGCACGGCCTCTATCAGCTTGGTGAATTTCATAGAGCGGTTTCCCTATGGAATGAGAGAGACAGCCTTCATCCGCTTTCTTCTAAAGAGCATCAATCGCAGGATCTCTTTTTCTTTGACACAGAAACGACAGGTCTTGGGGGCGGGGCGGGAAATACGATCTTTCTGCTTGGCCATGCGCAGGTGTTTGAGGATAAAGTTAAAGTCGTTCAGCATTTTCTGCCGAAACCGGGAAATGAAGTGGCGCTTTATCAAAGTTTTCTGAGCCGGGTCAATACGAAAACCCTTGTCACTTATAACGGTAAAGCCTTTGACTGGCCTCAGGTGAAAACGCGGCATACGCTGATTAAAGATCAGGTGCCGAAGCTACCGTCCTTCGGCCATTTCGATCTTTTTCATGCTGCCAGAAGGCTTTGGAAAACGAGGCTTGAGTCGGTTAAATTGAGTCATGTCGAGAAGGAGATTCTTGGAATCGAGAGGGAGCATGATGTTCCGGGCTATCTTGCTCCCATGCTGTATTTCAGCTATGTTCAGTCAGAGGATCCAGATCACATCAGCGGTGTGCTGACTCATAATGAAATGGATATTCTTTCACTCATCACTCTCTACACGCATCTCACACACAGAATTTTGTTTCCCTCTGTCGAAGCAACCGGCATTGAGCAATATGAAGTCGCGCGCTGGCTGCTGTCGGCAGGCGAAAAGGCGGCAGCCTTCGACACATTTAAATCTGCAGCAGAATCAGGCTCAGAGAGGGAATTTGAAGCGAAATTCGAGATGGCGATGCAGCTGAAAAAGAACAATAAGATGGAAGAAGCACTGCCGATATTCCTCTCTTGTGCGGAAGGCGGAAGCTTGAAATATAAGATAAAGGCATCAGTTGAAGCGGCAAAGTATTATGAGCACAAGGCGAAAGATGCAAAAAAGGCCCTTTCATTTGCCACATCCGCATATCTTGCAGTAAAGGAAAAGGATCAGGCGCTGAAAACCGATTCACAAAAAGAGAAGGCAGAGCTTTTAAAAAGAATGAAACGGCTGGGGAATAAAATGGGGTAA
- a CDS encoding spore coat protein, whose amino-acid sequence MMPNNNMPPNMVGGAQMGPNMPNMVGGAQMNMPAPNMVAGAQMGPNMPAPNMVAGAQMPMMPMGPVKMCPPIVHPTKCCVQHTFSTTVVPHIHPTHTTVVNHQNIQHKHFFPQTNSMVNSVSNQQFNCGGGRPPMSPYGR is encoded by the coding sequence ATGATGCCAAATAACAACATGCCTCCGAATATGGTGGGCGGCGCTCAAATGGGGCCGAACATGCCGAATATGGTAGGCGGCGCTCAAATGAACATGCCAGCTCCAAATATGGTGGCAGGTGCACAAATGGGACCTAACATGCCAGCTCCAAATATGGTGGCCGGTGCTCAAATGCCGATGATGCCGATGGGACCTGTCAAAATGTGTCCGCCGATTGTTCATCCGACAAAGTGCTGCGTGCAGCATACTTTCTCTACAACAGTTGTTCCTCATATCCACCCGACTCACACAACTGTCGTTAACCACCAGAACATTCAGCACAAGCATTTTTTCCCTCAAACAAATTCTATGGTAAACTCTGTTTCAAACCAACAATTCAACTGCGGCGGCGGAAGACCTCCTATGAGTCCTTACGGCCGTTAA
- a CDS encoding DUF1273 domain-containing protein translates to MKVITVSGYKPFELGIFKNDDPGVAYIKKAIEKSLRPLAEEGLEWVLISGQLGIELWAAEVVFDLQVEYDELKLGILTPFLEQEEKWNEDNKEYYEYIVSSADFVDSITKRKYDNPNQFRLKNEFFVSKSEGLLLVYDEENPGSPKYLLETARKKAESREYSIMTISFADLQLIVEEEQSKDHFWTGE, encoded by the coding sequence ATGAAGGTCATCACGGTATCCGGATACAAACCTTTTGAACTCGGCATCTTTAAAAATGATGACCCGGGAGTCGCCTACATAAAAAAAGCCATTGAAAAATCATTGCGGCCCCTTGCAGAAGAAGGACTCGAGTGGGTGCTGATCAGCGGCCAGCTCGGAATAGAGCTCTGGGCTGCAGAGGTTGTCTTTGATTTGCAGGTAGAGTATGATGAACTAAAGCTCGGCATTCTGACTCCATTTTTGGAGCAGGAAGAAAAATGGAATGAAGACAATAAAGAATATTACGAATACATTGTGTCATCGGCCGACTTTGTTGACAGCATCACAAAAAGAAAATATGATAATCCAAATCAGTTCAGACTGAAAAATGAATTTTTTGTTTCAAAAAGTGAAGGACTCCTGCTGGTTTATGACGAAGAAAACCCTGGGTCTCCAAAATATTTGCTCGAGACGGCCAGAAAAAAGGCAGAGTCCCGCGAATACTCCATCATGACGATTTCTTTTGCAGATCTGCAGCTCATTGTGGAAGAAGAGCAAAGCAAGGATCATTTTTGGACAGGCGAATAA
- the gpsB gene encoding cell division regulator GpsB yields MLSDKIKLTAKEILEKEFKQGMRGYKQEDVDKFLDLIIKDYETFHQEIEELQQENLRLTKQLEDSFNRKQVQPVQTNTTNFDILKRLSNLEKHVFGSKLYD; encoded by the coding sequence ATGCTTTCCGATAAAATTAAATTAACAGCGAAAGAAATCTTAGAAAAAGAATTTAAACAGGGAATGCGCGGCTACAAACAGGAAGACGTGGATAAGTTTCTTGATTTGATCATCAAGGATTATGAAACATTCCATCAGGAAATTGAAGAGCTTCAGCAGGAAAACCTGCGTCTGACAAAACAGCTTGAAGACTCATTCAACCGCAAGCAAGTTCAGCCTGTACAGACAAACACGACAAACTTTGATATTCTGAAACGTTTATCGAACCTTGAGAAGCACGTATTCGGAAGCAAGCTTTACGATTGA
- a CDS encoding ATP-dependent DNA helicase, with product MPTSRLPFAVSKNETFYEGLNNWIGDVFYDILPEKGFELRDEQIFMAFQLERAFREKSVMFAEAGVGTGKTLVYLLYAISYARYTGKPAVIACADETLIEQLVKNEGDIAKLRKHLDLTIDVRLGKSQDQYLCLKKLDQTIQRTGEDLYLDLFESLPGFVHEKAGMQSFYHYGDRKEYPNLTDEEWSNVNYDSFQDCLSCDQRHRCGLTLSREHYRKATDLIVCSHDFYMEHIWTYDSRKREGQLPLLPEHSSVVFDEGHLLEYAAQKALTYRVKSSTLAILLERLLQNDIREEFAHLVEDTLVINEEFFDSLLEASEEVKGSHRSKIVMNDTLRKQGLELHRMLAEIGEALVFEGEMYTIDSYELKIVEEYLDSMEFSISLFNKQKGAIHWIENGEQDFSLIIMPRTVEEVLREKVFSQKKPYIFSSATLSNHGSFDFIAGSLGIKDYLSLNVESPFDYEENMKISLLDVSASVSLNEVKCAETMKRIEQSGGRALVLFNTRDELDVFKRYASAHKANYRFLFEGDQEISKLVSEFQNNETSVLCAVHLWEGLDIPGASLSNVIIWSLPFPPNDPVFESKRSSSANPFADVDMPYMMLRLKQGIGRLIRTSTDSGEISIYLSTKQDLSVLEEVKSVLPVTAEEL from the coding sequence ATGCCGACGTCACGTCTGCCATTTGCTGTTTCCAAAAATGAAACCTTCTATGAAGGGCTGAATAATTGGATCGGAGATGTATTTTACGATATTTTGCCTGAAAAAGGCTTTGAACTTAGAGATGAACAAATTTTTATGGCGTTTCAGCTTGAACGTGCATTCCGTGAAAAGAGTGTCATGTTTGCAGAAGCTGGCGTAGGAACGGGAAAAACACTGGTGTATCTGCTCTATGCGATCAGCTATGCACGCTACACCGGAAAACCGGCTGTTATTGCATGTGCGGATGAAACATTGATTGAACAGCTTGTTAAAAATGAAGGGGATATTGCAAAGCTCAGAAAACATCTGGATCTAACCATTGATGTGAGACTCGGAAAATCCCAGGATCAGTATTTGTGCCTGAAAAAACTGGATCAGACGATTCAGCGTACAGGTGAAGACCTGTATCTTGATCTATTTGAATCGCTTCCGGGCTTTGTCCATGAAAAAGCAGGTATGCAGTCTTTCTATCATTACGGAGACCGGAAAGAATATCCTAACCTGACAGATGAAGAGTGGAGCAATGTCAATTATGATTCTTTCCAGGACTGTCTGTCATGTGACCAAAGGCATCGCTGCGGGCTGACGCTTTCACGCGAGCACTACCGGAAAGCAACCGACCTGATTGTCTGCTCGCATGATTTCTACATGGAGCATATCTGGACATACGACTCAAGAAAGCGTGAAGGACAGCTGCCATTGCTGCCTGAGCACAGTTCGGTTGTTTTTGATGAAGGACATCTTCTTGAATATGCAGCCCAAAAAGCCCTTACCTACAGAGTGAAAAGCAGCACGCTTGCCATTTTGCTTGAAAGACTGCTTCAGAATGACATCAGAGAAGAATTTGCCCATTTAGTTGAAGACACGCTCGTCATCAACGAGGAATTTTTCGACAGCCTGCTTGAAGCATCGGAAGAAGTAAAAGGCTCACACCGCTCTAAGATTGTGATGAACGATACGCTGCGGAAACAGGGGCTTGAACTGCACAGGATGCTGGCTGAAATTGGAGAGGCCCTTGTATTTGAAGGGGAAATGTATACCATTGATTCCTACGAACTGAAGATTGTCGAGGAATATTTGGACAGCATGGAATTTTCCATTTCCCTTTTTAATAAACAAAAAGGTGCCATCCACTGGATTGAAAACGGGGAGCAGGATTTCTCCCTGATCATAATGCCAAGAACAGTGGAAGAAGTGTTGAGAGAGAAAGTATTTTCTCAGAAAAAGCCGTATATCTTCTCATCAGCGACACTGTCCAACCATGGATCGTTCGACTTTATTGCAGGCAGTCTTGGAATTAAAGACTATTTGTCATTGAACGTCGAATCGCCGTTTGATTATGAAGAAAACATGAAGATCTCACTGCTCGACGTGTCAGCGTCAGTTTCCCTCAATGAAGTAAAATGTGCGGAAACAATGAAAAGAATTGAACAATCAGGAGGCCGCGCGCTCGTCCTGTTTAACACGAGAGATGAACTTGACGTATTTAAACGTTATGCATCAGCCCACAAGGCAAACTATCGCTTCTTATTTGAAGGAGACCAGGAAATAAGCAAGCTTGTTTCTGAGTTCCAGAATAATGAGACATCTGTATTATGCGCCGTGCATCTGTGGGAAGGACTAGACATTCCAGGGGCATCCCTGTCGAACGTGATCATCTGGTCACTGCCGTTCCCTCCAAATGACCCGGTGTTTGAATCAAAACGGAGCAGCTCGGCCAATCCGTTCGCTGATGTGGATATGCCATATATGATGCTGAGACTGAAACAGGGCATTGGCCGCCTGATCAGAACCAGCACTGACAGCGGGGAGATTTCAATCTACCTCTCCACAAAGCAGGATCTGAGCGTACTTGAAGAAGTAAAATCCGTATTGCCTGTAACAGCTGAAGAACTGTAA
- a CDS encoding nucleobase:cation symporter-2 family protein, whose amino-acid sequence MNNNSFKVFSLGIQHVLAMYAGAIIVPLIVGGALGLTPEQLTYLVSIDIFMCGLATLLQVWKNKFFGIGLPVVLGCTFTAVGPMIAIGTEYGISSVYGAILVSGIFVILISTVFGKLAVFFPPVVTGSVVTIIGITLIPVAMNNMAGGQGAADFGSPSNLALAFGVLLFIILLYRFFTGFIRAVSILIGLIAGTAAAAFMGKVDLQPVSEAGWFQIGKPFYFGTPTFEIAPILTMILVAIVSLVESTGVYYALGDLTKKNITKEDLAKGYRAEGVAYLFGAIFNAFPYTAYSQNVGLISLSGVKSRNVIYTAAGMLMVLGLVPKIAAFTTIIPEAVLGGAMIAMFGMVIAYGIKMLSKVEFASQENLLIIACSVGMGLGVTAVPDMFATLPESVKILTNNGIVAGSLTAILLNIVFNVVRKEEKSEAVRLNEKHAS is encoded by the coding sequence ATGAATAACAATTCCTTTAAAGTGTTCTCACTCGGCATTCAGCACGTTCTTGCCATGTACGCAGGTGCGATTATCGTGCCTCTGATTGTAGGCGGAGCCCTCGGATTAACGCCTGAACAGCTGACTTATCTTGTTTCCATTGATATATTTATGTGCGGTCTTGCAACCCTTCTGCAGGTGTGGAAAAACAAGTTTTTCGGCATCGGCCTTCCTGTTGTGCTTGGCTGCACGTTTACAGCAGTTGGTCCAATGATCGCCATTGGGACGGAATACGGAATATCTTCTGTCTATGGTGCGATTTTAGTTTCAGGAATTTTCGTCATTCTGATTTCAACCGTGTTTGGCAAGCTGGCTGTATTCTTTCCGCCTGTTGTAACAGGATCTGTCGTCACGATTATCGGAATCACCCTGATTCCGGTTGCCATGAATAATATGGCGGGCGGACAGGGGGCCGCTGATTTTGGATCTCCGTCGAATCTTGCGCTTGCTTTTGGTGTTCTGCTGTTTATTATTCTGCTTTACAGATTTTTCACTGGTTTCATCCGCGCTGTTTCCATCCTGATCGGACTGATCGCTGGAACGGCAGCGGCTGCGTTTATGGGAAAGGTAGATTTGCAGCCTGTCTCTGAAGCAGGATGGTTTCAGATCGGCAAGCCGTTTTACTTTGGAACGCCGACGTTTGAGATTGCTCCGATTTTGACCATGATCCTTGTCGCAATCGTCAGTTTGGTAGAGTCAACCGGGGTTTACTATGCACTTGGAGATCTCACGAAAAAGAACATCACAAAAGAGGATCTTGCGAAAGGGTACCGCGCAGAAGGCGTGGCTTACTTGTTTGGAGCAATCTTTAATGCTTTTCCTTATACAGCCTATTCTCAAAATGTAGGATTGATTTCTCTTTCGGGCGTTAAATCAAGGAATGTCATTTATACAGCAGCAGGAATGCTCATGGTGCTTGGACTTGTACCGAAAATTGCGGCCTTCACAACCATTATTCCTGAAGCCGTTCTTGGCGGGGCCATGATCGCCATGTTTGGAATGGTCATTGCTTACGGCATCAAGATGCTGAGCAAGGTAGAGTTTGCTTCACAGGAAAATTTGCTGATTATCGCGTGCTCTGTAGGAATGGGACTTGGAGTGACTGCCGTGCCTGATATGTTCGCCACTCTTCCCGAGTCTGTTAAAATCCTGACCAACAATGGCATTGTGGCAGGAAGCCTGACAGCCATTCTGCTGAATATTGTATTCAATGTTGTACGAAAAGAAGAAAAAAGCGAAGCCGTTCGTCTGAACGAAAAACATGCATCTTAA